The Sorangiineae bacterium MSr11367 genome window below encodes:
- a CDS encoding sigma-70 family RNA polymerase sigma factor: MLAGDPRARRTFVQELEPVVRAQVTRALLRQRTRARRRDVRQDVEDMVQDVFAAFFADHGKCLRAWSPERGSSFSSFVGLVAERHVAAILRSGRKSPWSDDATEPGELEAWLEPDPAPEAHHMQGQLARAVIERVAHELSPRGQEFLRVIFLEEKPVNDATSQLGVSADVVYAWRTRIVKRARRIGQQLETNFVHAVRFREVANKKGGNGKETAMTGALSPELAAQLEAWPAQLRASVEGISAEEARLAAPNQGFSIVEHAWHLADLEQEAFAIRIGRILEEDFPHLPDFDGDHEARVRGYRERDLETALARFASARAANLRRLERVRPDEWARAAVQDGVGSLTLADLVCRIVDHDRSHAAELLERLAALGRTAAPALVEMAHTAAPAPCAA; encoded by the coding sequence ATGCTAGCGGGTGACCCCCGTGCGCGTCGGACCTTCGTACAAGAGCTCGAGCCGGTCGTTCGTGCGCAGGTGACCCGGGCGCTCCTTCGACAGCGCACCCGCGCCCGTCGGAGGGATGTTCGGCAGGACGTCGAGGATATGGTCCAAGACGTCTTTGCCGCGTTTTTCGCGGACCATGGCAAGTGCCTTCGCGCGTGGTCGCCCGAGCGCGGCTCGTCGTTTTCGAGCTTCGTTGGCCTCGTGGCCGAACGTCACGTGGCCGCGATTCTTCGCAGCGGGCGGAAAAGCCCGTGGTCGGACGATGCCACCGAGCCGGGCGAGCTCGAGGCCTGGCTCGAGCCGGATCCTGCACCGGAAGCGCATCACATGCAGGGACAGCTGGCGCGCGCCGTGATCGAGCGCGTAGCCCATGAGTTGTCGCCGCGCGGGCAGGAGTTTTTGCGCGTGATCTTCCTCGAAGAAAAGCCGGTCAACGATGCCACGTCGCAGCTCGGGGTGTCGGCGGACGTCGTGTATGCGTGGCGTACCCGCATCGTGAAGCGTGCTCGGCGAATCGGCCAGCAGCTGGAAACGAATTTCGTGCACGCCGTCAGGTTTCGCGAGGTCGCGAACAAGAAAGGAGGGAACGGAAAGGAAACCGCAATGACCGGAGCACTCTCACCGGAGCTCGCTGCCCAACTCGAAGCATGGCCTGCGCAGTTGCGCGCATCGGTGGAAGGTATTTCCGCCGAGGAGGCGCGCCTCGCGGCCCCGAATCAAGGCTTCTCCATCGTCGAACACGCATGGCACTTGGCCGATCTCGAGCAGGAAGCCTTCGCCATCCGCATCGGTCGCATTCTCGAGGAAGACTTCCCTCACCTGCCCGATTTCGACGGGGACCACGAGGCCCGAGTCCGCGGCTACCGCGAGCGTGATCTGGAGACCGCCCTCGCACGGTTCGCCTCGGCCCGCGCGGCGAACCTGCGCCGTCTCGAGCGTGTGCGCCCCGACGAATGGGCGCGCGCCGCCGTGCAAGATGGCGTCGGCTCCCTCACGCTCGCCGATCTCGTTTGCCGCATCGTGGATCACGATCGCTCGCACGCTGCCGAGCTGCTCGAACGGCTGGCCGCCCTCGGTCGCACGGCCGCGCCGGCGCTCGTCGAGATGGCGCACACCGCCGCGCCAGCGCCCTGCGCGGCGTAA
- a CDS encoding KAP family NTPase, with protein MFSAGAEQALTLARNFAQKRGAADLSTSDIFFALAELGRTVGDDTAARFFWRAIPSAGKPLYLELRNAPAEEWIGDDASPLLEHARELALRSSSEGRVHLRHLVAALLLDAERQNTPSIAGLFRRLELNAAMAKARLLDWMAGAVDDSEQLLHWQAILSPSGHSIQRSALSDRATAEDSMGFRPSVHAIADFLRHPETKPPLTMSIEGEWGCGKSSFMMQLDEELLRRPAGSTEALPFVVWFDAWKHAKHEEMWATFAVEFLHQVSRQQTWFKRFRGHVMLFVRRVKWRDVRLEVLRAVLFGVAAVLMLLALVAFFYQHWAFAHDLGVETMAKADGAPFQKFAGKFIVAGGWTGALAVAIMTLTRIKGLVGGSLPIDLKKHILSPDYEGRSAFLDQFHDDFGKIVDAYIGDRRAYVFIDDVDRCEVPTAVDLMQALNLMTACAPKLIFIIGMDREKVAAGIAAKYAPLLPYMNPRGVTFGLDFIEKFIQLPFALPRPTEADTRSMLWYLSAGRSRPKGHHVPVLGTTAVRDSIPPTPRSPVHTVAETERFASAVSTDSPLIHDITLALAPALDFNPRRVKQFLNLFRLRAFLAWQTGRLALEHLAGSNDVMTLPQIGKLTAIALRWPLIVSDLETDPSLLGRLQAFALGTGKPDDPAGAYRAWFNDARLLHLLRLGADAVQDGPARTSMAPDYDVSRISFAWSSLGFARANLMPSEDVLSRSDEHRSPERSRAHASG; from the coding sequence ATGTTCAGCGCAGGGGCGGAGCAAGCACTCACACTCGCACGGAATTTCGCGCAAAAACGCGGGGCCGCGGATTTATCGACAAGCGACATTTTCTTTGCGCTCGCGGAACTGGGACGCACGGTGGGCGACGATACGGCGGCGCGTTTTTTTTGGCGCGCCATCCCGAGCGCGGGCAAACCCTTGTATCTCGAACTGCGCAATGCGCCGGCCGAAGAATGGATTGGCGATGACGCATCGCCGCTCCTGGAGCACGCCCGCGAGCTTGCCCTGCGCAGTTCCAGCGAAGGTCGCGTGCACCTCCGACACCTCGTCGCCGCACTCCTGCTCGATGCGGAGCGGCAGAATACGCCATCCATAGCCGGATTGTTTCGTCGCCTCGAACTGAATGCCGCCATGGCCAAAGCGCGGCTCCTCGACTGGATGGCCGGCGCGGTGGATGACTCCGAACAGCTCCTCCACTGGCAAGCGATCCTATCGCCGAGCGGCCACTCCATCCAGCGCTCCGCCTTGAGCGACCGCGCCACGGCGGAAGACTCCATGGGCTTTCGCCCGAGTGTGCACGCCATTGCGGATTTTCTGCGGCATCCCGAGACGAAGCCTCCGCTCACCATGAGCATCGAGGGCGAGTGGGGGTGCGGCAAATCGTCGTTCATGATGCAGCTCGACGAGGAGCTTTTGCGGCGGCCCGCGGGCTCGACGGAGGCTTTGCCATTCGTCGTGTGGTTCGATGCGTGGAAGCACGCCAAGCACGAAGAGATGTGGGCGACGTTCGCCGTGGAATTTCTGCACCAGGTCTCGCGCCAGCAGACTTGGTTCAAACGCTTTCGCGGGCATGTGATGCTCTTCGTGCGGCGCGTGAAATGGCGCGACGTGCGGCTCGAGGTGCTGCGCGCCGTGCTCTTCGGCGTGGCCGCCGTGCTCATGCTGCTCGCGCTCGTGGCCTTCTTTTACCAGCATTGGGCCTTCGCCCACGATCTTGGCGTCGAAACCATGGCCAAGGCCGACGGGGCGCCGTTTCAGAAGTTCGCGGGCAAGTTCATCGTCGCCGGCGGATGGACCGGGGCGCTCGCCGTGGCCATCATGACGCTCACCCGTATCAAAGGACTGGTGGGCGGCTCCTTGCCCATCGATTTGAAGAAGCACATCCTCTCACCCGATTACGAAGGTCGCTCCGCCTTCCTCGATCAGTTCCACGATGACTTCGGGAAAATCGTCGATGCGTACATCGGCGATCGGCGCGCGTACGTCTTCATCGACGACGTCGATCGCTGCGAAGTACCGACCGCGGTCGACCTGATGCAAGCGCTGAATCTCATGACGGCGTGCGCGCCAAAGCTCATTTTCATCATAGGAATGGACCGCGAAAAGGTGGCCGCCGGCATCGCCGCGAAATATGCGCCGCTGCTCCCTTATATGAATCCCCGCGGTGTCACCTTCGGGCTCGACTTCATCGAGAAGTTCATCCAATTGCCCTTTGCCCTACCGCGCCCAACGGAGGCCGACACCCGATCCATGCTTTGGTACCTCTCGGCGGGCCGATCGCGCCCGAAGGGGCACCATGTTCCAGTGCTCGGCACGACGGCGGTTCGCGATTCCATTCCACCGACGCCGCGGTCTCCGGTGCACACGGTGGCGGAGACGGAGCGCTTCGCGTCGGCCGTTTCGACGGATTCTCCGCTCATTCACGATATTACATTGGCCCTGGCGCCGGCCTTGGATTTCAATCCGCGCCGGGTCAAACAGTTTCTCAACTTGTTTCGATTGCGCGCATTCCTCGCATGGCAAACCGGGCGCCTCGCGCTGGAGCACCTTGCCGGCAGCAACGACGTCATGACCTTGCCGCAAATTGGAAAGCTCACCGCGATCGCCTTGCGCTGGCCGCTGATCGTCTCCGATCTGGAAACCGATCCTTCGCTTCTCGGGCGGCTGCAAGCCTTTGCACTCGGCACTGGAAAGCCCGATGATCCGGCCGGCGCGTACCGCGCATGGTTCAACGATGCGCGGCTGCTTCACCTGCTCCGCCTCGGCGCAGACGCGGTCCAAGATGGCCCCGCCCGAACGAGCATGGCACCGGACTACGATGTTTCCCGCATATCCTTTGCATGGTCCAGTTTGGGATTCGCGCGCGCGAACCTCATGCCGTCGGAAGATGTGCTATCCCGCTCGGATGAACATCGTTCGCCCGAGCGATCTCGAGCCCATGCTAGCGGGTGA
- a CDS encoding RNA polymerase sigma factor, producing the protein MGAYDKRTEVKVDPYPAGAVVRWSIMSQRAATTGPTRPPVSELSDSVKSSWHRFLDEFEPLRPELYRYCRHLTRSPWDAEDLVQDALARAFVTLGCMHHDPPANPRAWLFRVASNLWVDRMRRRRDTPDELAADTPEADPQAVREAAGTLLGQLSPQERAAVVLRDMFELSLEEVAEVLSTTVGAVKAALHRGRGRLISPAAAPRKVAVPAALDAFCEAFNARDLPRLTALLLDTAVVQMVSVAIDYGPDQTADETYGALAGLVSSILRDTERGIDPRFLEGYLPTVPPRVEVAIYRDAPILLHWYTHTDGEAVRAVSRVELEGARIRHLSNYFFVSDVIAEVCRELDVPFRVNGYRYW; encoded by the coding sequence ATGGGGGCCTACGATAAACGCACCGAAGTGAAAGTCGACCCGTATCCTGCGGGCGCGGTCGTACGTTGGTCGATCATGAGCCAACGCGCAGCTACGACTGGCCCGACTCGCCCCCCGGTGAGCGAGCTCTCCGATTCCGTGAAGAGCTCGTGGCACCGCTTCCTCGACGAGTTCGAACCCCTCCGGCCCGAGCTTTACCGCTACTGCCGGCATCTGACGCGCAGTCCGTGGGACGCCGAAGATCTGGTGCAGGATGCGCTGGCCCGTGCGTTCGTGACGCTCGGGTGCATGCACCATGACCCGCCCGCCAACCCGCGGGCCTGGCTTTTTCGCGTGGCATCGAACCTGTGGGTCGATCGGATGCGCCGCCGGAGGGACACGCCCGACGAGCTGGCGGCGGACACGCCCGAGGCCGATCCGCAAGCCGTCCGCGAGGCGGCGGGGACGTTGCTCGGGCAACTTTCTCCGCAAGAGCGGGCGGCGGTGGTGTTGAGGGACATGTTCGAGCTGTCGCTGGAAGAGGTGGCCGAGGTGCTGTCCACCACGGTGGGGGCCGTGAAGGCTGCCCTGCATCGCGGGCGCGGTCGATTGATTTCCCCCGCGGCGGCGCCGCGCAAGGTGGCCGTGCCGGCGGCGCTCGATGCGTTCTGCGAGGCCTTCAATGCGCGAGACCTCCCACGACTGACCGCCCTCTTGCTGGATACGGCCGTGGTGCAGATGGTCAGTGTGGCGATCGACTACGGCCCGGATCAAACGGCCGACGAGACCTACGGCGCGCTCGCAGGACTCGTGTCATCGATTCTTCGCGACACCGAACGCGGGATCGACCCCCGGTTTCTCGAGGGCTACCTCCCCACGGTACCGCCGCGCGTGGAGGTGGCGATCTACCGCGACGCTCCCATCTTGCTCCACTGGTACACGCACACCGATGGCGAGGCGGTCCGCGCCGTTTCGCGGGTCGAGCTGGAGGGAGCGCGTATTCGTCATCTCTCGAATTACTTCTTCGTATCGGACGTCATCGCGGAAGTGTGCCGCGAGCTCGACGTGCCGTTCCGGGTCAACGGATATCGCTATTGGTGA
- a CDS encoding carboxymuconolactone decarboxylase family protein, with translation MATVKLWTDEEAAADPRVRAVFDDIRATRKSDFVNNFWRALANQPAVLERTWASLKEIMVAPGELDPLTKELIYIAVSTANSCAYCVHSHTAAARAKGMTDGQYGELLSIVGMASETNALANGMQIPVDPEFQVDR, from the coding sequence ATGGCCACCGTAAAGCTTTGGACCGATGAAGAGGCCGCGGCCGATCCGCGCGTCAGGGCGGTATTCGACGACATCCGCGCCACGCGCAAGTCCGACTTCGTGAACAACTTCTGGCGCGCGCTCGCCAACCAACCTGCCGTTCTCGAGCGGACGTGGGCCAGCCTCAAGGAAATCATGGTCGCGCCGGGCGAGCTCGATCCGCTCACCAAGGAGCTGATCTACATCGCCGTTTCCACGGCCAACTCGTGCGCGTACTGCGTGCACTCCCACACGGCCGCTGCCCGCGCCAAGGGCATGACCGACGGCCAGTACGGTGAGCTCCTCTCGATCGTGGGCATGGCCTCGGAGACCAATGCCTTGGCCAACGGCATGCAGATACCCGTCGATCCGGAGTTCCAGGTCGATCGCTGA